A section of the Rhodobacteraceae bacterium M382 genome encodes:
- a CDS encoding DSD1 family PLP-dependent enzyme, translating into MKHVDIAELEVGFDVPALPGMDEADIQTPCLILDLDALERNISKMGNYAREHGMRHRVHGKMHKSVDVAKLQEKLGGAVGVCCQKVSEAEVFARGGIKDVLVSNQVRDPFKIDRLAQLPKLGARIIVCVDDIDNIADLSAAAKSHGTELEVFVEIDCGAGRCGVTTAEAVVQIAQAADTAEALKFKGVQAYQGAMQHMDSYADRKTKLDLAIAQVKEAVAALKTAGLEPELVSGGGTGSYYFESNSGVFNELQCGSYAFMDADYGRILDSQGQRIDQGEWENALFILTSVMSHAKADKAIVDAGLKAQSMDSGLPVIFGRDDVEYLKCSDEHGVVGDPQGVLTVNDKLRLVPGHCDPTCNVHDWYVGVRGGKVETLWPVSARGKAY; encoded by the coding sequence ATGAAACACGTAGATATCGCCGAGTTGGAAGTGGGTTTTGACGTTCCTGCCTTGCCCGGCATGGACGAAGCAGACATCCAGACGCCCTGTCTGATCCTGGATTTGGATGCGTTGGAACGCAACATCAGCAAAATGGGCAACTATGCGCGTGAGCACGGAATGCGCCATCGGGTGCACGGCAAGATGCACAAATCGGTAGATGTGGCCAAACTTCAGGAAAAGCTGGGCGGCGCAGTGGGTGTTTGTTGTCAAAAGGTCAGCGAAGCCGAAGTGTTCGCGCGTGGTGGGATCAAGGATGTGTTGGTGTCCAACCAGGTGCGCGACCCGTTCAAGATCGATCGGCTGGCGCAGTTGCCCAAGCTGGGGGCACGGATCATTGTCTGCGTGGATGACATCGACAATATTGCTGATCTGTCAGCGGCGGCGAAGTCGCACGGCACCGAATTGGAAGTCTTTGTCGAAATCGACTGTGGGGCGGGCCGATGTGGCGTGACCACTGCCGAGGCCGTCGTCCAGATTGCCCAGGCAGCTGATACCGCGGAGGCGCTGAAATTTAAGGGTGTTCAGGCCTATCAAGGTGCCATGCAGCACATGGATAGCTATGCTGATCGCAAGACCAAACTGGACCTCGCCATTGCCCAGGTCAAAGAGGCAGTCGCGGCGTTGAAGACGGCCGGGTTGGAGCCTGAGCTGGTATCGGGAGGCGGCACGGGATCGTATTACTTTGAGAGTAATTCCGGTGTCTTCAATGAACTTCAATGCGGATCCTATGCGTTCATGGATGCTGATTATGGTCGAATTCTGGACAGCCAAGGCCAGAGGATTGATCAGGGGGAATGGGAAAATGCGTTGTTCATCCTGACCTCGGTGATGAGCCATGCCAAGGCGGACAAGGCAATTGTGGATGCCGGTCTCAAGGCACAGTCAATGGACAGTGGTCTGCCTGTCATTTTTGGGCGCGATGATGTGGAGTATCTGAAGTGTTCGGATGAGCATGGTGTTGTCGGTGATCCACAAGGCGTTCTGACGGTCAATGACAAGCTGAGACTGGTGCCTGGGCATTGCGATCCGACCTGTAACGTACACGATTGGTATGTGGGGGTGCGCGGCGGCAAAGTCGAAACGTTGTGGCCGGTTTCGGCACGCGGAAAGGCCTATTGA
- a CDS encoding pyridoxal-phosphate dependent enzyme — protein sequence MKDAPMIIPTIEDMQTARERIKPHVHVTPVLTSSFINDLTGAELFFKCENFQKAAAFKVRGACNAVFGLTDAEAARGVATHSSGNHALSLSYAAGRRGIPCHVVMPRTAPQAKKDAVVGYGGEITECAPSTSSREAVFADVQARTGADFVHPYNDPRVIAGQATCSAELLEQVARLDAVIAPIGGGGMISGTCLTLSNLAPEIEVFAAEPEQADDAARSFRAGHIIADDAPVTVADGLKVPLKELTWHFVSTHVTDILTVTEQEIVDAMRLMWARMKIVAEPSSAVPLACVLKHPELFRGKRVGVIVTGGNVDLGKLPWMEG from the coding sequence ATGAAGGATGCACCAATGATCATTCCTACAATCGAGGATATGCAAACCGCCCGGGAACGGATCAAGCCACATGTACATGTGACGCCGGTTCTCACGTCATCCTTTATCAATGATCTGACCGGAGCCGAACTGTTCTTTAAGTGCGAGAACTTTCAAAAGGCGGCGGCGTTCAAGGTGCGCGGTGCCTGCAATGCGGTGTTTGGTCTGACTGACGCAGAGGCGGCGCGGGGCGTTGCCACACATTCCAGCGGCAACCACGCGCTCAGCCTCAGCTATGCGGCGGGTCGGCGGGGGATTCCCTGTCACGTGGTGATGCCGCGCACGGCACCTCAGGCCAAAAAGGACGCGGTTGTCGGCTATGGTGGTGAGATAACCGAATGCGCGCCATCCACATCATCACGAGAAGCGGTGTTCGCTGACGTCCAGGCCCGGACTGGTGCGGATTTTGTACACCCCTATAACGACCCTCGCGTGATTGCAGGACAGGCAACCTGTTCCGCCGAGCTGTTGGAACAGGTTGCGAGATTGGATGCGGTGATCGCACCCATTGGCGGCGGAGGGATGATTTCCGGAACCTGCCTGACACTGTCCAATCTCGCACCGGAGATCGAAGTATTTGCGGCAGAGCCCGAACAGGCAGACGATGCGGCGCGTTCATTTCGGGCGGGACATATCATAGCGGATGATGCGCCTGTGACCGTGGCAGATGGGCTCAAGGTGCCTCTCAAGGAACTGACCTGGCATTTTGTCAGCACCCATGTGACCGACATTCTGACAGTTACCGAACAGGAAATCGTTGATGCCATGCGCCTTATGTGGGCGCGCATGAAAATCGTGGCCGAGCCGTCATCGGCGGTGCCTTTGGCCTGTGTACTGAAACACCCGGAGCTGTTCCGGGGCAAACGGGTCGGGGTGATCGTGACCGGCGGGAATGTAGATTTGGGCAAGCTGCCCTGGATGGAGGGATAG
- a CDS encoding aminotransferase class V-fold PLP-dependent enzyme: protein MSFQNPVFIPGPTNMPEALRRAVDMPTLDHRSSLFAEILHPARKGVKHVLKSATAEIFFFPSTGTGGWETALTNTLSPGDKVLAARNGMFSHRWIDMCQRHGLVLQVVETPWGEGIPADRFCEILTADTSHEIKVVLATHNETATGVKSDIAAIRAALDAANHPAMLYVDGVSSIASMDFRMDDWGVDVAVTGSQKGFMLPAGLAIVGFSPKAMQAVETATLPRTFFDIRDMGKSYAANGYPYTPAVGLLNGLNQSCGMLRAEGLENVFARHRRIADGIRAAVHAWGLRLCAASADLYSDSVSAICTPDGFNATNIVTHAADTYGVAFGVGLGEVAGKVFRIGHLGMLTDVMALSGIATAEMCMADLGLDIQLGSGVAAAQEVYRATAAHPVRAAA from the coding sequence ATGAGCTTTCAGAACCCGGTTTTCATTCCCGGACCGACCAATATGCCAGAAGCATTGCGTCGGGCCGTAGATATGCCGACCTTGGATCACCGGTCGTCGCTGTTTGCCGAAATACTTCATCCGGCGCGCAAGGGCGTGAAGCACGTCTTAAAGAGTGCAACCGCTGAGATCTTCTTCTTTCCCTCGACTGGCACAGGGGGGTGGGAAACTGCTCTGACCAATACGCTCAGCCCGGGTGACAAGGTGCTGGCAGCCCGCAATGGTATGTTCAGTCACCGATGGATTGATATGTGCCAACGGCATGGGCTCGTATTGCAGGTTGTCGAGACGCCATGGGGCGAAGGCATTCCGGCGGACAGATTCTGTGAAATCCTGACGGCTGACACAAGCCACGAGATCAAGGTGGTGCTGGCGACACACAATGAAACGGCCACGGGGGTGAAATCCGATATTGCAGCCATCCGTGCTGCGTTGGATGCCGCCAACCACCCGGCCATGTTGTATGTCGATGGGGTTAGTTCGATCGCGTCGATGGATTTCCGGATGGATGACTGGGGCGTTGATGTCGCTGTCACAGGATCACAAAAGGGATTCATGCTGCCAGCCGGGTTGGCCATTGTCGGGTTCTCGCCAAAGGCCATGCAGGCGGTTGAAACGGCGACGTTGCCACGGACGTTTTTTGACATTCGAGACATGGGAAAGTCCTATGCAGCCAATGGCTATCCTTACACCCCCGCTGTGGGGTTGTTGAATGGGCTGAACCAAAGCTGTGGCATGTTGAGAGCCGAGGGACTGGAGAACGTCTTTGCCCGTCACCGGCGGATTGCTGATGGGATCCGGGCCGCGGTCCATGCTTGGGGTCTGCGCTTGTGTGCGGCATCCGCTGATCTCTACTCGGACAGCGTCAGCGCCATCTGCACGCCCGATGGGTTCAATGCCACCAATATCGTGACCCACGCGGCCGACACCTATGGCGTCGCCTTTGGCGTCGGCCTGGGCGAAGTGGCTGGCAAGGTCTTTCGCATTGGACACCTGGGGATGCTCACCGACGTCATGGCTTTGTCGGGAATTGCGACGGCTGAAATGTGCATGGCTGATCTGGGGCTGGACATCCAATTGGGATCAGGGGTTGCGGCTGCACAAGAGGTCTATCGGGCCACCGCTGCGCACCCGGTCCGGGCCGCAGCGTGA
- a CDS encoding IclR family transcriptional regulator yields MSSSSRQRGRPKAFHDQSEKNRIQSLDRALDVLEQLAHGNGQTLTEIATALDQSPATIYRILTTLELRGAAEMDAGDQTWHIGATTFRLGSAFLRKTSVVERARPVMRALMEETGETANLGIEKGSEVLFLSQVETHFSIRAFFPPGTLSPLHASGIGKALLACAPENRIDSLVKRGLSNFTPHTLTTEHALRRDLSDIRSRGYAVDDEERTEGMRCIAAPILNVYGEAVAGISVSGPTHRVTKPMIADFGARVRDAAESLSQSIGGPRLGLRSLSSG; encoded by the coding sequence ATGTCCTCTTCTAGCCGCCAACGCGGGCGCCCCAAGGCGTTTCATGATCAATCTGAAAAAAACCGCATCCAATCCCTGGATCGGGCGCTGGATGTGCTTGAACAACTGGCCCATGGCAACGGACAGACGTTGACAGAAATAGCCACCGCGTTGGATCAGTCGCCTGCAACGATCTATCGCATCCTGACCACTTTGGAATTGCGCGGTGCCGCCGAAATGGATGCCGGTGACCAGACGTGGCATATTGGGGCTACAACCTTTCGACTGGGATCTGCATTCCTGCGCAAAACCAGCGTTGTAGAACGGGCCCGCCCCGTGATGCGCGCGCTGATGGAGGAGACAGGTGAAACCGCGAATTTGGGGATAGAAAAAGGCAGCGAAGTCTTGTTCCTTTCCCAAGTCGAGACCCACTTTTCGATCCGGGCCTTTTTCCCGCCGGGCACATTATCTCCGCTCCATGCCTCCGGGATTGGCAAGGCGCTCTTGGCTTGCGCTCCCGAAAACCGCATTGATTCACTCGTTAAACGTGGCTTGTCCAATTTCACGCCTCATACTCTGACCACAGAACATGCCTTGCGCCGGGACTTGTCGGACATCCGATCCCGCGGGTATGCCGTAGATGATGAAGAGCGCACCGAAGGCATGCGATGCATCGCGGCCCCCATATTGAATGTCTATGGTGAGGCTGTGGCTGGGATATCGGTCTCGGGACCCACACACCGGGTCACCAAGCCCATGATCGCGGATTTTGGTGCTCGGGTGCGGGATGCCGCAGAATCCTTGTCGCAATCCATCGGCGGCCCGCGTTTGGGGCTCCGAAGCCTGTCATCCGGTTAG